One Pseudanabaena sp. PCC 6802 DNA window includes the following coding sequences:
- a CDS encoding IS3 family transposase, protein MSDHCELSMVRQCQLLGIARSSFYYQPQAPTEEELRLLKLIDQQYLETPFYGSRRMTVVLRQQGHEVNRKRVQRLMRQLGIAAIY, encoded by the coding sequence GTGTCTGACCATTGTGAACTGAGTATGGTGCGGCAATGCCAATTGCTAGGGATTGCTCGTTCCAGCTTCTACTATCAACCGCAAGCACCCACAGAGGAAGAGTTGAGATTGTTAAAGCTGATTGACCAGCAATACTTAGAAACACCATTTTATGGTAGTCGTCGCATGACCGTAGTGCTGCGCCAACAAGGTCATGAGGTGAATCGCAAACGGGTACAACGGTTGATGCGTCAGTTGGGGATAGCAGCGATTTATC
- a CDS encoding transposase, whose translation MSNKRKQYNPQFKAKVALEAIRGEKTISELVSQYEVHATLINNWKRQLLDEAISLFEKSSGAHKADESQQAEIDELYRQIGQLKVERDFLANRSAQLGLKNAKPW comes from the coding sequence CAAGCAGTACAATCCGCAATTCAAAGCGAAAGTTGCCCTGGAAGCGATTCGGGGCGAGAAGACCATCTCGGAATTGGTAAGTCAGTATGAAGTTCATGCAACGCTGATTAACAACTGGAAACGACAGTTGCTGGATGAAGCCATTAGCCTGTTTGAGAAAAGTAGTGGGGCGCATAAAGCTGATGAGAGCCAACAAGCCGAGATTGACGAGTTATATCGTCAGATCGGACAGTTGAAGGTAGAACGGGATTTTTTAGCCAACAGGTCAGCACAGTTGGGGTTGAAGAACGCAAAGCCCTGGTAG